The genomic stretch TTTTCCATTACAGCATAATCCACTGATTCATCGGGACATGCCATAAAGCAGTCTTTGTCCAGATTAGTGAAAGCATCGTTTCTCGTAGAGTTTGCTATTGCTAACTCACAGGCTTCCAATATATCAGGCCGGTATTTTTTCAGTTCTTCCAGATATTTTTTAGCCCGGAACATAAACATCCCACTGTTCCAGTAATATTCACCTGATTCTATATATTTCCCGGCAGTTTCTTCGTCAGGCTTTTCTACAAATCTTTTTACTTTAAATAGCTCAGAGATATTGCCTACAATATCACCACGTTGAATATACCCATAACCAGTCTCTGGCCCTGTAGGCACAATACCGAATGTGACAAGACTATCTTTTTCAGCGTAAGGGGTTGCAAAGGCAATAGCCTGATGGAAGGCTTTAGTGTCATTAATGATATGATCTGCTGCTAAAACAAGCATTAATGGGTCATTACCATCAGAAATTGCATTTAATGCGGCTAATGCAATGGCTGGTGCTGTATTTCTCCCAACTGGCTCTAATATAATATTTTGGGATAATTTATCAATTTGACGTAGTTGTTCTGCAACCAAAAAACGATGCTCTTCGTTGCAAATAACAACGGGCTCGCGAACTTCTAAACCATTTAATCGCTCAACCGTTTCCTGCAACATAGAAAGCCTGCCATGTAAACGCAAGAACTGTTTAGGATAAAGTTCCCTTGACATCGGCCATAAACGGCTGCCTGTACCACCAGCCATAATTACAGGGAGTAACATCGATAATTCCTTCTATTTCAATTTGTTATTAATATTGCATTACCTGTAGTGAATGTTTGGCTAACAGGTTTTGTGTTAAAAATGACCACGCTACCGCCCTCGGCTCAGTAGCAACCGATACACTCAATAGGACAGGGATAGATGACACACAGCCTAAAGATTTTCACAATAAATGAGATAAGATTCATCTTATAGGTGCTTGAGTATTGCTGGTCACCAAATCAAATGCTGGTGCTAATTTTCGTGCTAGTTCGTGATGATTACAAGGGATAATCATTATTAGACTGAATTTGTTTTGATGGGAGGGGGAATAATGGAGCAGTCTTTGTAGTCGGGGATTGGTTCTGCTGTTGAGGGTCAATAATTTAATTGTGCGAGTTGTCAACAATAGTTGAAAAATTGCTCAAAAATTAAGTTCCAGGATTAAAAATCCCATCCTTTGATAAAGGGGCTTTTGGCGGATGGTGTTTCTTTAATAGACGGGGTCTTACGTGATTGGCTTAGATATCAGCCAGTTTAACGAGAAACTAGAATATTAAATACCCGCGAGGGAAGACAACTCAAACTCAAATGGCAGATTCGCCCTATTCCGTGAGCTTTTGGCGTGTTCTATCCTGAGTAAAAATCGGGTTAACAGACAATTGCGGCAATGATTAAGTCACTCCTTGCGAAGTGGCTTAATCATATGATTTTAAAGCTAAAATTTGGTGGCCCTTGCTGGACTTGAACCATCAAGCGATTATGAGTCGCGTGCTTTAACCAACTGAGCTATAGAGCCGAGGTGCGGGATTATACGGTAAACACCGGTTACAGGTCTATACGTGTTCGGTTTGTATGCGCGTTTTGTGCACAGTTCTAGTCTGTTGTGTTCGCAGACTTTTTTACCTATAACTCGAGCAAATACGTCTCAGGAAAACATTATGCTTACAGATATCCTCGTGGAGGATCTTCAGGTTGTGTTCTGCGGCATTAATCCCGGTCTTTCTTCTGCTCACAAAGGTTATCCTTTTGCGAATGGGAGTAACCGTTTCTGGAAAGTGATTCATCAGGCGGGTTTCACCGGGCGTCAGTTAGTGCCGGAGCAGTGGCAGCAGTTGACGGATTTTGGCTGCGGTATCACGGCGCTTGTGGCGCGTCCGACGGTGGAAGCCAGCGAGCTGAATCGGGATGAACTGCGCAATGGTGGTGAGGTGCTCAAAGAGAAAATCTCGCGCTATCAGCCGCGTGCGTTGGCGATTCTGGGGAAACAGGCCTTCAGCAAAGCGTTTGGCATCAGCAAAGTTAACTGGGGGCGTCAGGCGCTGAAAATTGGCCGGACGGAGGTCTGGGTTTTGCCGAATCCCAGCGGGCTGAATCGTGCGACGCTCGATGAGCTGGTTGTTTCATACCGTGAGCTGTATACGTCGCTGAATCCCTGAATGTCTGGTGAATCCGAATAAAAAAAAGCCCCGCCATTTCCAGAGAAAGTGGACTGCACCCCAAAAGTTGGACACCCAACTGAGTAAGGTGCAGTTTTTTATGGCAAAGCCAAAATATTCCCTCGAAACCAGAATGGCAGTGGTCAGCCATTACCTCTCCGGTCATGACGGGACACAACGGACCGCAGAACGTTTTGGGGTCGAAAGAACGTCAGTTCGTCGCTGGGTCAGGGCCTGGCAATTACACGGCATTGATGGCATTGCCTGGAAAAATGACCGCCATTCTCCGGCGTTCCGGATTGCTGTTGTCCGCACTGCTCTCGATGAAGAACTTTCGATGCGTGAAGCTGCTGCACGGTTTAATATCTCAAATGAAACCGTTGTCCGGCACTGGATTAATGTCTACAAAGACGCAGGTGAGAAAGGACTTCTGAGCATAAAACCGGGCCGGAGCAAAGACATGGCAAAACCCCAAAAAGCCTCACCCCTTACTGATGCAGCGCTGGAAAAGTTATCTCCCGAAGAACTGCGGGCTGAACTCCGTTATCTGCGTGCAGAGAATGCTTACCTAAAAAAGCTGAAGGCCTTAGTTCAAAGCGAGAAAAACGGCAGAAAGCCAGAATAATCAGTGAGCTAAGGCGTAAGTATGCGCTCAATGACCTTCTATGTGCAGCGGGTATGTCCCGCAGTACGTGGTATCACAATATGGATGCGCTGAAGCGGGTGGACAGGCATGCTGAGCTGAAAGACAAAATCAGTGAGATATATCACTGCCACAAAGGGCGTTATGGCTACCGCAGGATCACGCTCTCACTGAGAAAGCAGGGACTGCTGGTGAACCATAAAACAGTACAGCGGCTGATGGCGGAGCTGTCGCTCCGGTCTCTGGTAAGGGTGAAGAAATATCGCGCGTGGAAAGGAGAAACTGGCAGGGTTGCGCCCAACATCCTGAGGCGGGACTTCAGTGCATCAAAAGCCAACGAAAAGTGGGTTACGGATGTGACAGAGTTCTCGGTACAGGGTAAAAAGCTTTACCTGTCGCCGGTGCTCGATCTTTTTAACCGGGAAATTATCTCATACAGCCTGTCGGAGAGACCGGTGATGGAAATGGTTAATACCATGCTGCGTGATGCGTTTTTAAAGCTCAGCCCGGAAGATGCCCCCCTGTTGCACTCGGATCAGGGCTGGCAGTATCGAATGGCAGGCTATCAGGCAAAGTTAAAGGCGCAGGGCATGACGCAAAGTATGTCGCGTAAAGGAAACTGCCTGGATAATGCGGTGATGGAGAACTTCTTCGGTACGCTGAAATCGGAGTATTTTTATCTGAGTCAGTTCAGCAGTATCAATGAACTGAGGAAGGGGATAGAGGAATATATTCATTACTACAACAACGAAAGAATAAGCCTGAAATTAAAAGGCCTGAGTCCGGTGGAATACCGAACCCAGGCCCTGAAAGCCGCTTAACATGAACTGTCCAACTTTATGGGGTCAGTCCAAAAGGCGGGGCTTTTTAATGGCTGACAGCCTGAGGGTGATTAATCGTCCAGGAAACTGCGCAGCACTTCGGAGCGGCTTGGGTGGCGCAGTTTACGCAACGCTTTCGCTTCGATCTGACGGATACGTTCACGGGTAACGTCGAACTGTTTGCCCACTTCTTCCAGAGTGTGGTCAGTGTTCATGTCGATACCGAAACGCATACGCAGAACTTTCGCTTCACGTGCGGTCAGGCCAGCCAGAACGTCATGCGTTGCAGAACGCAGGCTTTCAGACGTTGCAGAATCCAGTGGCAGTTCGAGGGTTGTATCCTCGATGAAATCACCCAGATGCGAATCTTCATCGTCGCCGATTGGCGTTTCCATGGAGATTGGCTCTTTGGCGATTTTCAGCACTTTACGGATTTTGTCTTCCGGCATCAGCATACGTTCAGCCAGCTCTTCCGGCGTAGGTTCGCGGCCCATCTCTTGCAGCATCTGACGCGAAATACGGTTGAGTTTGTTGATTGTCTCAATCATATGTACCGGGATACGGATGGTACGCGCCTGGTCAGCGATGGAGCGGGTGATAGCCTGACGGATCCACCATGTTGCATAAGTAGAGAACTTATAACCACGGCGATATTCAAACTTATCAACGGCTTTCATCAGGCCGATGTTACCTTCCTGGATCAGGTCGAGGAATTGCAGACCACGGTTGGTGTATTTCTTCGCGATAGAAATAACCAGACGTAAGTTTGCTTCAACCATCTCTTTCTTCGCGCGACGGGCTTTCGCTTCGCCGATCGACATGCGACGGTTGATATCTTTAACCTGTTCGATAGTCAGGCCAGTTTCTTCTTCGATCTGACGCAGTTTCATCAGGCCGCGTTGTACGTCTTCGGTGACTTCTTTCAACTTCTCAGACCACGGTTTACCCATAGCCAGAGCGGCATCAAACCAGGTATCGCTGGTTTCGTTACCGGCGAACAGGTTGACGAAGTTTTTCTTCGGCATTTTGCACTGTTCAACGCACACTTTCATGATCAGACGTTCCTGGGCACGCACGCGATCCATCATGGAACGCATGCTGTTAACCAGGAAATCGAACTGTTTTGGCACCAGACGGAACTGTTTGAATACGTCAGACAGTTTCAGGATTTCTTCTGCTGCACTCTTGTGGCTACGGCCGTTTTTCTTGATGACCAGACGCGTCGCTTCATGCTGTTCACGCAGTTCGGTGAACTTCTGGCGAGCCAGTTCCGGGTCGATGCTGTTGTCGTCTTCAGCATCGTCGTCTTCATCTTCGTCTTCTTCGTCATCAGTCTGCTCTTCTGTGGTCAGTTCAGAACCCACGTGAGTGGCAGTTGGCGCGATTTCTTCTTCGGCGTTAGGGTCAACAAAACCGGTGATCAGATCAGACAGACGAACTTCGCCTGCTTCAACGCGGTCATATTGCTCTAACAAATAGGTGATAGCTTCAGGATATTCAGCAACGGAGCACTGGACCTGATTGATACCGTCTTCGATACGTTTGGCGATGTCGATTTCGCCTTCACGGGTCAGAAGTTCAACGGTACCCATCTCGCGCATATACATACGCACAGGGTCGGTGGTACGGCCAATTTCAGATTCTACGCTGGAAAGTACCTGCGCCGCCGCTTCTGCAGCGTCTTCGTCCGTATCAGGGCGGTTTTCGGCCAGCATTAAATCATCGGCGTCAGGGGCTTCTTCAAGAACCTGAATGCCCATGTCGTTAATCATCTGGATGATGTCTTCGATCTGGTCGGAATCGACGATATCTTCCGGCAGATGGTCATTGACCTCAGCATAGGTCAGATAGCCTTGCTCCTTACCACGGGTGACAAGTAGCTTAAGCTGTGACTGCGGGTTTTGCTCCATAAGACGGTATCCACACTTCAGAGTATTTGGGTTGGTGTCGGTCGGGTAACATCGCCAACAATAACGTTAGGGGCGTTTATTGTGCCGCGGCCCACCAGGGCGGCTCTGCGCAGGGCCATGCCCCGCTATATATCGGCACTTAAGCCGTGTCTTGGTGTTACCCGTCATTCTTCACGCTGCAGATGCGTTTGCCGCCTTCCTGCAACTCGAGTTATTTAGGGTAACCTTCTAATGTTCTTATTTTTTAAGACTTTCTCGCAAGTACCTGGTTCAGGGAACTGACTTCTGTGCGCTCCTCCGGACTCAGGCCATGCGTCCTGGCTTTTGCAATCAAGGTTTCAAGCCGTTGCTCTAAAATAGAGTCATACAGGCTGGCCAGCGTGGCACGAAATTCTTCTTCGACCATC from Rahnella sikkimica encodes the following:
- the mug gene encoding G/U mismatch-specific DNA glycosylase, producing the protein MLTDILVEDLQVVFCGINPGLSSAHKGYPFANGSNRFWKVIHQAGFTGRQLVPEQWQQLTDFGCGITALVARPTVEASELNRDELRNGGEVLKEKISRYQPRALAILGKQAFSKAFGISKVNWGRQALKIGRTEVWVLPNPSGLNRATLDELVVSYRELYTSLNP
- a CDS encoding mannose-1-phosphate guanylyltransferase/mannose-6-phosphate isomerase — encoded protein: MLLPVIMAGGTGSRLWPMSRELYPKQFLRLHGRLSMLQETVERLNGLEVREPVVICNEEHRFLVAEQLRQIDKLSQNIILEPVGRNTAPAIALAALNAISDGNDPLMLVLAADHIINDTKAFHQAIAFATPYAEKDSLVTFGIVPTGPETGYGYIQRGDIVGNISELFKVKRFVEKPDEETAGKYIESGEYYWNSGMFMFRAKKYLEELKKYRPDILEACELAIANSTRNDAFTNLDKDCFMACPDESVDYAVMEKTDEAVVVSLNAGWSDVGSWSALWDVSEKDTANNAITGDAFIHNTENCYINTDEKLVAAIGVENLVIVSTKDAVLVVDKNKVQDVKRIVEFLKAEQRSEYRKHRESYRPWGRSDAVVQEKRFNVNRVTVKPGGAFSMQMHHHRAEHWVVLSGTGKVIIEGKEFLLTENQSTFIPVGSFHSLENPGKIPLELLEIQSGSYLGDDDIIRIQDQYGRD
- the rpoD gene encoding RNA polymerase sigma factor RpoD; amino-acid sequence: MEQNPQSQLKLLVTRGKEQGYLTYAEVNDHLPEDIVDSDQIEDIIQMINDMGIQVLEEAPDADDLMLAENRPDTDEDAAEAAAQVLSSVESEIGRTTDPVRMYMREMGTVELLTREGEIDIAKRIEDGINQVQCSVAEYPEAITYLLEQYDRVEAGEVRLSDLITGFVDPNAEEEIAPTATHVGSELTTEEQTDDEEDEDEDDDAEDDNSIDPELARQKFTELREQHEATRLVIKKNGRSHKSAAEEILKLSDVFKQFRLVPKQFDFLVNSMRSMMDRVRAQERLIMKVCVEQCKMPKKNFVNLFAGNETSDTWFDAALAMGKPWSEKLKEVTEDVQRGLMKLRQIEEETGLTIEQVKDINRRMSIGEAKARRAKKEMVEANLRLVISIAKKYTNRGLQFLDLIQEGNIGLMKAVDKFEYRRGYKFSTYATWWIRQAITRSIADQARTIRIPVHMIETINKLNRISRQMLQEMGREPTPEELAERMLMPEDKIRKVLKIAKEPISMETPIGDDEDSHLGDFIEDTTLELPLDSATSESLRSATHDVLAGLTAREAKVLRMRFGIDMNTDHTLEEVGKQFDVTRERIRQIEAKALRKLRHPSRSEVLRSFLDD
- a CDS encoding IS3 family transposase (programmed frameshift), which gives rise to MAKPKYSLETRMAVVSHYLSGHDGTQRTAERFGVERTSVRRWVRAWQLHGIDGIAWKNDRHSPAFRIAVVRTALDEELSMREAAARFNISNETVVRHWINVYKDAGEKGLLSIKPGRSKDMAKPQKASPLTDAALEKLSPEELRAELRYLRAENAYLKKPEGLSSKREKRQKARIISELRRKYALNDLLCAAGMSRSTWYHNMDALKRVDRHAELKDKISEIYHCHKGRYGYRRITLSLRKQGLLVNHKTVQRLMAELSLRSLVRVKKYRAWKGETGRVAPNILRRDFSASKANEKWVTDVTEFSVQGKKLYLSPVLDLFNREIISYSLSERPVMEMVNTMLRDAFLKLSPEDAPLLHSDQGWQYRMAGYQAKLKAQGMTQSMSRKGNCLDNAVMENFFGTLKSEYFYLSQFSSINELRKGIEEYIHYYNNERISLKLKGLSPVEYRTQALKAA